One window of the Rosa rugosa chromosome 3, drRosRugo1.1, whole genome shotgun sequence genome contains the following:
- the LOC133737766 gene encoding uncharacterized protein LOC133737766: protein MLQGNVLVWNCRGIVNTATQRALVDLVHAKKPFLIFLSETLAAKQLIDSITNRLCFADNICVQKGPNSQGLAMLWSHELHVDLRTKSPHHIDVEVREKDTDEVWRFTGLYGYAAREDRHRTWSLIDALAAETCALPWLMAGDFNELMVRADKSGGPPRAIAPMALFRQTMEAAGLSDMGFYGCRFTWFNKFIKERLDRSFTSASWKAIFPLSRTLTLPPSDSDHNPLLIEARAARDPVNRRPRKFRFEEVWHGNPQCLNIIQRNWSSPLTGNMMKQLGSKILSTGQQLLEWHVTDFQRQKLELREVQSKLLDIMQQPYSVEQYEEQRRLHVKQSQLLSLEEKYWRQRSRAIWLKDGDRNSAFFHRKASNRKSRNTIRGLMNTDGVWTTDPQEIKQLLLNFYNMTFTSEGVNESAISEVFRATPMKVTSTMNEVLNAPYSDEEIKTALFQMHPSKSPGPDGMSPFFFQKYWNIVGLDVCTAIRNFLQFGEIWEESNFTYICLIPKIKNPTVASHFRPIALCNVIHRISSKVIANRLKKWLPDIISPLQSAYVPDRLISDNTLVATEAAHFMHKLTTQDEGFFSLKLDISKAYDRLEWSFLQAMLVKLGFSPTWISMVMSCVTTVSYAILVQGEPSETIVPTRGIRQGDPLSPYLFILCAEGLSSLITQAVESGALQGLKMCPQAPKLHHLFFADDSLLFGTATLEECHTVRQILNTYERASGQKVNFQKSSVVFSRNVPVHTQTQLAAVLEVKCETEHDRYLGLPLRVGRSKTQIFQYIKEKLSKKLINWIAKILSCAGKEILIKAVAQTMPLYAMNCYLLPKVLCDDIHKLCASFFWGDTDDKKKIHWRSWERLCLTKHEGGMGFKNLYAYNLAMLAKQGWRLVTNPSSLIAKLYKARYFPNCDFWHAELGEAPSFSWRSILAGRPILKAGIKWQIGDGTNVNIWSEQWIPNCSQVLLQRPSNTAVELVSDLIDPSTRQWIPDIVYGVFHPPVAAKVLSIPLGRHGSCDKYYWSPNRRGWYTVKSAYWIARTHVLDNALASSSHGDPFQVLWKRIWKAQIPGKVQICAWRACCTLLPTRERLTTKGYAGELSCPVCHAVVEDSAHLFCKCPIATTLLSQAPFHLQETLLPNLTFREWMLEQALHLNMGVFEQLLMVIWGLWKNRNMNLWENKASSASEIFFSCFTWLEEFQRARAKETIPPTRINRVWRPEHEDSLTLNVDGAFLPQLTKCGLGGILRNTQGEVQAAYQIAVHCVSSAMHAELLAIKAGLQLIDLYHYQSVCITSDCLLAVQDINSSSPTLSEYGNLIEEIQFMLSHVQQVRLSYTPRTCNKIAHRLASLAFESEETFCCLQTTPDCIRDIVLKEIPPPA from the coding sequence ATGTTGCAAGGGAATGTCCTTGTCTGGAACTGTCGGGGGATAGTCAATACTGCGACGCAGAGAGCTTTGGTGGATCTGGTCCACGCTAAGAAACCTTTCCTCATCTTCTTATCAGAAACCCTAGCTGCAAAGCAATTGATTGACTCCATTACCAATCGCCTGTGTTTTGCTGATAATATTTGCGTCCAAAAAGGACCAAACTCCCAGGGGCTTGCAATGCTGTGGTCTCATGAACTCCATGTTGATCTGCGTACCAAGTCCCCGCATCATATTGATGTTGAAGTTCGGGAAAAAGATACAGATGAGGTCTGGCGTTTCACGGGTCTGTATGGGTATGCTGCAAGAGAAGATAGACATCGAACATGGTCCTTGATTGATGCCCTAGCTGCTGAAACGTGTGCCCTACCTTGGCTCATGGCCGGGGATTTCAATGAGCTCATGGTTAGAGCCGATAAGTCAGGGGGTCCTCCTCGTGCAATTGCTCCAATGGCTCTTTTTAGACAGACTATGGAGGCTGCTGGCCTTAGTGATATGGGTTTTTATGGTTGCCGTTTTACATGGTTTAACAAGTTCATAAAAGAGCGTTTAGACAGGAGCTTCACGTCTGCCTCATGGAAGGCTATATTCCCCTTAAGCAGAACACTCACGTTGCCCCCCTCTGATTCAGACCATAACCCCCTATTGATTGAGGCTAGGGCTGCAAGAGATCCGGTGAATAGGCGTCCTCGTAAGTTCCGTTTTGAGGAGGTCTGGCATGGAAATCCGCAGTGCTTGAATATTATTCAAAGAAATTGGTCCTCCCCACTTACTGGCAACATGATGAAACAGTTAGGGTCCAAGATACTCTCTACGGGGCAGCAACTTTTGGAATGGCATGTTACTGATTTCCAAAGACAAAAACTGGAGCTACGTGAAGTGCAAAGCAAACTGTTGGATATCATGCAGCAACCTTATTCTGTCGAACAATATGAAGAACAACGGCGACTGCATGTAAAGCAGAGTCAATTGCTCTCTCTTGAAGAAAAGTATTGGAGACAGCGATCACGGGCTATATGGTTAAAGGATGGGGATAGGAATTCGGCATTTTTTCACAGGAAGGCCTCTAACAGGAAGAGTAGAAACACCATCAGGGGTTTAATGAATACTGATGGGGTGTGGACCACTGATCCGCAAGAGATAAAGCAGCTTCTCCTTAACTTTTATAATATGACCTTCACGTCTGAGGGTGTAAATGAGTCTGCCATTTCTGAAGTCTTCCGAGCTACACCTATGAAGGTCACATCAACCATGAATGAGGTTCTCAATGCTCCATACTCGgatgaagaaatcaaaactgcCTTATTCCAAATGCATCCATCAAAAAGCCCGGGTCCGGATGGTAtgtctcctttctttttccaaaaATATTGGAATATTGTTGGACTAGATGTGTGTACTGCTATACGTAACTTTCTGCAGTTTGGAGAGATCTGGGAGGAATCTAATTTCACATATATATGCTTAATTCCAAAAATCAAGAATCCTACTGTGGCTTCACATTTTCGTCCCATAGCATTGTGCAATGTTATTCACAGGATCAGTTCCAAGGTCATTGCAAACCGACTGAAGAAATGGCTTCCAGACATCATCTCTCCACTTCAGAGTGCATATGTTCCTGATAGGCTAATCTCTGACAATACGCTTGTTGCCACTGAGGCAGCTCACTTTATGCACAAACTCACCACTCAAGACGAAGGGTTTTTCTCTCTTAAGTTGGACATTAGTAAAGCCTATGACCGGCTGGAATGGTCTTTCCTGCAGGCTATGTTGGTGAAACTAGGTTTTTCGCCTACGTGGATCTCCATGGTTATGAGTTGTGTGACTACTGTTAGCTATGCCATTCTTGTGCAGGGCGAGCCATCCGAGACTATCGTCCCGACAAGGGGTATCCGGCAAGGGGACCCGCTCTCGCCCTACTTGTTTATCTTATGTGCGGAGGGTTTATCATCCTTAATAACTCAGGCTGTTGAGTCAGGAGCGCTTCAGGGCCTCAAAATGTGTCCGCAAGCTCCAAAACTAcatcatcttttctttgctgATGACAGTCTCTTATTTGGGACAGCTACTTTGGAGGAATGTCATACTGTTAGACAAATTTTGAACACTTATGAGCGGGCTTCTGGTCAGAAAGTTAATTTCCAGAAGAGTAGTGTTGTTTTTAGTCGGAATGTGCCCGTGCATACTCAAACTCAACTTGCTGCAGTTTTAGAAGTCAAGTGTGAAACAGAGCATGATCGGTATTTGGGTCTCCCATTGCGTGTTGGCCGGTCTAAAACTCAGATTTTCCAGTACATTAAGGAGAAATTGTCCAAGAAGCTCATTAATTGGATAGCCAAGATACTTAGTTGTGCAGGAAAGGAGATCCTCATCAAAGCTGTAGCTCAGACTATGCCTCTATATGCAATGAATTGTTACTTGTTGCCCAAGGTTTTGTGTGATGATATTCATAAACTATGTGCATCTTTCTTTTGGGGGGATACAGATGACAAAAAGAAGATCCATTGGAGAAGTTGGGAACGGTTATGTCTGACAAAGCATGAAGGAGGTATGGGTTTTAAGAATTTATATGCTTATAACCTAGCTATGTTGGCCAAGCAAGGGTGGCGACTTGTTACAAATCCATCTTCACTAATTGCCAAACTGTACAAAGCTAGATACTTTCCAAATTGTGATTTTTGGCATGCTGAGTTAGGGGAAGCTCCATCGTTTTCTTGGAGAAGCATTCTTGCAGGTCGACCTATCCTCAAGGCTGGTATTAAATGGCAAATTGGGGATGGTACGAATGTTAACATATGGAGTGAGCAATGGATACCGAACTGTTCACAGGTCCTTCTCCAACGACCTTCAAACACAGCGGTGGAACTTGTCTCTGATCTTATTGATCCATCGACTCGGCAATGGATTCCGGACATTGTTTATGGAGTCTTTCATCCACCAGTTGCGGCCAAAGTGCTTAGTATCCCACTGGGCAGGCATGGTTCCTGTGACAAGTATTATTGGTCTCCTAATAGAAGGGGTTGGTATACAGTGAAGAGTGCATACTGGATAGCAAGAACGCATGTCCTTGATAATGCACTAGCCTCGTCATCTCATGGAGATCCTTTCCAAGTGTTGTGGAAAAGGATTTGGAAGGCCCAAATACCAGGCAAAGTTCAGATATGTGCCTGGAGAGCATGTTGTACTCTTCTACCCACCAGGGAAAGGCTTACTACCAAAGGGTATGCGGGAGAGCTTTCCTGCCCGGTATGCCACGCTGTGGTGGAAGACTCAGCTCATCTCTTCTGTAAGTGCCCTATAGCTACTACCCTACTGTCCCAAGCTCCCTTTCATTTGCAGGAGACGCTACTTCCTAATCTCACCTTTCGGGAATGGATGTTGGAGCAAGCTCTCCATCTCAATATGGGGGTTTTTGAGCAACTTCTAATGGTTATATGGGGGCTATGGAAGAATCGAAACATGAACCTCTGGGAGAACAAAGCCAGTTCGGCCTCGGAGATCTTCTTTAGTTGTTTTACCTGGTTAGAGGAATTTCAGCGTGCTCGAGCTAAAGAGACTATACCCCCCACACGCATAAACAGAGTTTGGCGCCCAGAACATGAGGATAGTCTCACTttaaatgttgatggtgctttTCTTCCCCAACTAACCAAATGTGGTCTTGGGGGAATCCTTCGTAATACTCAGGGTGAAGTCCAGGCTGCTTACCAAATTGCAGTTCATTGTGTCAGCTCGGCTATGCACGCTGAACTCCTGGCCATCAAAGCAGGCTTGCAACTCATTGATTTGTATCATTACCAGTCGGTGTGTATCACTTCGGATTGTTTGTTAGCTGTCCAAGATATCAACAGCAGCTCTCCCACTCTTTCAGAGTATGGGAACTTGATTGAGGAAATCCAATTCATGCTAAGTCATGTGCAGCAAGTTCGTCTCTCCTATACCCCTCGTACTTGTAATAAAATAGCACATAGGTTGGCTAGTTTAGCTTTTGAATCTGAAGAGACCTTCTGTTGTCTTCAGACCACTCCGGATTGCATCCGAGACATTGTACTAAAGGAGATTCCTCCTCCTGCTTAG
- the LOC133738113 gene encoding transcription factor bHLH3 — translation MGEKLWVNEEEKVIVESVLGTEACQVLISLASENLLSDLARPPGQLGVQQGLSQLVQGSSWDYAVFWQVVGLKSGGAALIWGDGHCRDSKGGGVGDESSSRDSNLEGVQKKNVEVRKWVLGKLHSCFSGSGEDNYARRLDRLSDVEMFYLTSMYFKFQLDSLYGPGESYKSCKSIWVSNVASCLHHYQSRSFLARLAGFQTVVFVPMKSGVVELGSVKSIPEEQNIVDVVRSVFGESSSVQAKVYPKIFGHELSLGGPKSQPINIAFCPKVETDSSFPSESFDLQAIGTSNGSRTEDNEVKLFPHLSQIMSGNFSSTAGVSSLELPKDESSAQIDERKPRKRGRKPANGREEPLNHVEAERQRREKLNQRFYALRAVVPNISKMDKASLLGDAITYINDLQMKIRVMETEKQMGNSSQMQFPVPEIDFQERHEDAVVRMNCPLDSHPVSDVIRTLKEHNIVAQDTNVSITDDDTVIHTFSIPTQGGDAEQLKEKLVASLSKSSQCVYGTNDIQ, via the coding sequence ATGGGTGAGAAGCTTTGGGtgaatgaagaagaaaaggtcATAGTGGAGTCAGTACTAGGCACCGAAGCCTGCCAGGTGTTGATCTCATTGGCTTCGGAGAACTTGTTGTCCGACTTGGCTAGGCCTCCGGGACAATTGGGAGTGCAGCAGGGGCTGTCCCAGCTTGTCCAAGGGTCCAGTTGGGATTACGCCGTCTTCTGGCAGGTTGTGGGATTGAAATCTGGTGGAGCTGCCTTGATTTGGGGCGATGGACATTGCAGAGACAGCAAGGGTGGTGGAGTTGGAGACGAGAGTTCTAGTAGAGATAGCAACTTGGAGGGAGTGCAGAAGAAGAATGTGGAGGTGAGGAAGTGGGTGCTTGGGAAGCTCCACTCATGTTTCAGTGGTTCGGGTGAGGATAACTATGCGAGGAGGTTGGATCGGTTGTCAGATGTGGAAATGTTTTACCTTACTTCAATGTACTTTAAATTTCAACTTGATTCACTGTATGGTCCTGGGGAGTCGTACAAGTCGTGTAAATCAATTTGGGTTTCAAATGTTGCTAGTTGCTTACATCATTACCAGTCGAGATCATTTTTAGCTAGATTGGCAGGGTTCCAAACAGTGGTGTTTGTACCTATGAAATCAGGAGTTGTGGAGCTTGGTTCAGTCAAATCAATTCCGGAAGAACAGAATATTGTGGATGTGGTCAGAAGTGTATTTGGGGAATCTAGCTCTGTTCAAGCAAAGGTATATCCAAAGATTTTTGGACATGAGCTAAGTCTCGGTGGTCCAAAATCACAACCGATTAATATTGCCTTTTGCCCAAAGGTAGAGACTGACTCTTCATTTCCTTCAGAATCTTTTGACTTACAAGCAATAGGCACTTCAAACGGATCTCGAACTGAGGATAATGAAGTTAAACTGTTTCCGCACTTGAGCCAAATTATGTCTGGGAATTTCAGTTCTACAGCTGGTGTTTCAAGTTTAGAGCTGCCTAAAGACGAGTCATCGGCACAAATTGATGAAAGGAAAcctagaaagagagggagaaagCCTGccaatggaagagaagaaccatTGAATCATGTGGAAGCAGAGCGGCAGAGGCGTGAGAAGCTTAACCAGCGGTTTTACGCACTTAGAGCTGTTGTTCCTAACATATCGAAGATGGATAAAGCCTCTCTCCTTGGTGATGCCATTACCTACATCAACGATCTCCAGATGAAGATCAGGGTCATGGAAACTGAGAAGCAGATGGGAAACAGCAGCCAAATGCAGTTCCCGGTTCCAGAGATTGATTTCCAGGAACGGCACGAGGATGCTGTTGTGAGGATGAACTGCCCACTGGATTCTCACCCGGTTTCTGACGTCATCAGAACACTCAAGGAACATAACATTGTAGCTCAAGATACTAATGTTTCCATAACAGACGATGACACAGTTATTCATACATTCTCCATTCCTACTCAAGGTGGTGATGCCGAGCAGTTAAAGGAGAAGCTGGTGGCCTCTCTTTCAAAATCATCCCAGTGTGTTTATGGTACTAATGATATTCAGTGA